One part of the Polycyclovorans algicola TG408 genome encodes these proteins:
- a CDS encoding DUF2970 domain-containing protein, translated as MTEPDEPELPSKPKPAAGNSLWDTVCSVAASFFGVQTQKNRERDFTQGKASHFIIIGVLMTVLLVVGLVVIVRVVLKQAGL; from the coding sequence ATGACCGAGCCTGACGAACCCGAGTTGCCGAGCAAGCCCAAGCCCGCCGCAGGCAACAGCCTTTGGGACACGGTGTGCAGCGTCGCCGCGTCGTTCTTTGGCGTGCAGACGCAGAAGAACCGCGAGCGTGATTTCACCCAGGGCAAGGCCTCGCACTTCATCATCATCGGCGTGTTGATGACGGTGCTACTGGTGGTTGGATTGGTGGTGATCGTGCGGGTGGTGTTGAAACAGGCGGGGCTTTAG
- a CDS encoding DUF2505 family protein, which yields MKKQRLEHHYPFPRDRLVDFLMSRAFHEAKYPAMGRDDAEVLSAQRSDDVFEAVVRYPATADGPLPAFIKKLIGERVSLTQTDRWDCRALTGTINVTIKPGPGVRIDADVQLLD from the coding sequence ATGAAAAAACAGCGACTCGAACACCATTACCCGTTCCCGCGTGACCGCTTGGTCGACTTTCTAATGAGCCGCGCATTTCACGAGGCCAAGTACCCGGCGATGGGCCGCGATGATGCCGAGGTGTTGTCGGCGCAGCGCAGCGATGACGTGTTTGAAGCGGTGGTGCGCTACCCGGCCACGGCCGATGGCCCGCTGCCGGCGTTCATCAAGAAGCTGATCGGTGAGCGTGTCAGCCTGACGCAGACCGACCGCTGGGATTGCCGCGCGTTGACCGGCACGATCAACGTCACCATCAAACCCGGACCCGGCGTGCGCATTGATGCCGATGTACAGCTGCTCGACTAG
- a CDS encoding L,D-transpeptidase codes for MRKPETDQQPKIVLQAPLPADVDRNQLRRVLAHPPPDDPTLGDPADWRFDTLAWVYQQAGWRIREYRELRDASGVLTLIIYAEPPLEWVATDLPTPPPQPSSELRSPDLGPWPDPALRVIVDRDARRLYLRIDDHQVRSYPVAVGSPRTPTPLQTFTVENIHHRPTWYPPPTVRRDYARRGDPLPATVPPGPANPLGDIYVQLQDRIGIHGTNRPASIGEAASYGCIRMHNHDIAELSAALQIGDRVKIAPSFTHTP; via the coding sequence ATGCGTAAGCCCGAAACGGATCAGCAGCCGAAAATTGTCCTGCAGGCGCCGCTGCCCGCCGACGTTGACCGCAACCAGTTGCGCCGCGTGCTCGCCCACCCGCCGCCCGACGACCCAACGCTGGGCGACCCGGCCGACTGGCGTTTCGACACGCTGGCGTGGGTGTATCAACAGGCCGGCTGGCGCATTCGCGAATACCGCGAGCTGCGCGACGCGAGTGGCGTGCTGACCCTGATCATCTATGCGGAACCCCCGCTCGAATGGGTCGCCACCGACCTGCCAACTCCGCCACCACAACCGTCGTCTGAACTGAGATCACCCGACCTGGGCCCGTGGCCCGACCCGGCGCTGCGGGTCATCGTTGATCGCGACGCGCGCCGCCTCTACCTGCGCATCGACGACCATCAGGTCCGCAGCTATCCGGTGGCGGTCGGCAGCCCGCGCACGCCGACGCCGCTACAGACGTTCACGGTCGAAAACATTCATCACCGTCCCACCTGGTATCCGCCACCGACGGTGCGGCGCGATTACGCCAGGCGCGGCGACCCGCTGCCGGCCACCGTGCCGCCCGGTCCGGCAAACCCGCTGGGCGACATCTACGTACAACTGCAGGACCGCATCGGCATACACGGCACCAACCGCCCGGCCTCCATCGGCGAGGCCGCCAGCTACGGCTGCATCCGCATGCACAACCACGACATCGCCGAACTCAGCGCCGCGCTGCAGATCGGCGACCGTGTCAAAATCGCGCCCTCGTTCACCCACACGCCGTGA
- a CDS encoding NUDIX hydrolase, whose product MKFCSACGHAVEQRVPDGDHQPRAVCPACSAVHYVNPKMVVGCIPEAPNGRILMCKRDIWPRIGKWTVPAGYLEMGETTAEGAARETFEESQAAVTMGRLVAIMDIPRVDQVYILYHGTLAADAHFGPTPESSEVCLMREEDIPWREIAFPTIDIALRAFFEDRRQGVARVHHEVIRLPAR is encoded by the coding sequence ATGAAGTTCTGCTCCGCCTGTGGCCACGCCGTCGAGCAACGTGTTCCTGACGGTGATCACCAGCCGCGCGCGGTGTGTCCGGCGTGCAGCGCGGTGCATTACGTCAACCCGAAAATGGTTGTGGGTTGCATCCCCGAGGCGCCCAACGGCCGCATCCTGATGTGCAAGCGCGACATCTGGCCGCGCATCGGCAAATGGACGGTGCCGGCCGGCTATCTGGAGATGGGTGAGACCACTGCCGAGGGTGCGGCGCGCGAAACCTTTGAAGAGTCGCAGGCCGCCGTCACCATGGGCCGACTGGTGGCGATCATGGACATTCCGCGCGTTGATCAGGTGTACATCCTTTATCACGGCACCCTGGCCGCTGATGCCCATTTCGGACCCACGCCCGAGAGCAGCGAGGTGTGCCTGATGCGCGAGGAAGACATTCCCTGGCGCGAGATTGCCTTTCCCACCATCGACATCGCCCTGCGCGCCTTCTTCGAAGACCGTCGGCAAGGCGTGGCGAGGGTCCATCACGAAGTGATTCGCCTCCCGGCGCGGTAA
- the fdxA gene encoding ferredoxin FdxA, whose product MTFVVTDNCIKCKYTDCVEVCPVDCFHEGPNFLVIDPEECIDCTLCEPECPAEAIFAEDDLPEDQAHFLDLNVALTKKWPVITEKKDPLPDAAEWDGKPDKLAMLEQ is encoded by the coding sequence ATGACCTTTGTCGTTACCGACAACTGCATCAAGTGCAAGTACACCGACTGCGTCGAAGTCTGCCCGGTGGACTGCTTCCATGAAGGCCCCAACTTTCTGGTGATCGACCCGGAAGAGTGCATCGACTGCACGCTGTGCGAGCCGGAATGCCCGGCCGAGGCGATCTTTGCCGAAGACGACTTGCCGGAAGACCAGGCGCACTTTCTGGACCTCAACGTGGCGCTCACCAAAAAGTGGCCGGTGATCACAGAAAAGAAAGACCCGCTGCCCGATGCCGCCGAGTGGGACGGCAAACCCGACAAGCTGGCGATGCTCGAACAGTGA
- a CDS encoding PD-(D/E)XK nuclease family protein, which translates to MTVLLPNDLAAREAGFDYAMTQRAAGAQVWTPPGFIGFTRHIEQRWAAGWPAEGLINDVQRLALWQMVLTEDAQTPPLLAPQATARLAMTADDLQHHYRLRTGAPLYTLEQRLFQRWQAEVQTRMTALKVLPASHLPDQLLAQPPPTTPPAVQHPQGWGPLLPSHQALWAHWGLPAADTAARPLPTVQVCPDRHSQFRAIAERVLQMLNDQPDARVLLVVDDLDSHRAGLDAALTEVLAPWRHQPGLSDRLPWRWASAGRLRDTALATGWLSLASLSLRPQRSHDWQTILLNPALLGGDAALAAAKLDARILDAGWTQLAAQELLTLSPPSLHQRLAALIAVLEQAPRRALPSDWQAHLLARLRAIRPLGATQADSHLFQLERRLFEASERLGQLDRLLGPISASAAQQWLGEVLNSPFQPRVEHAQPILIGTAAQLLGIPSDRLIFANVETTARSAGPHPLLPFAEQRDGGVPDADPLLAAANARAVRQALMALAQHCEAFMPAVDSLGQPLTPPAGCDLEPHAAPPRRSRALPDPALPEDDPVPVLRPAEEVAASAGTFERFFVAPLLTVVVDRLSSKPLPRRTRGVPPGVQGRLSHDALMHFWKTHKTSAALHSLAPNSFEAAIGEAVDAAIASGLHARHFGAAWVALERRRLISQLAEWLGHERRRSEPFTVIACEKSLRTEWDTLPIHLRLDRADSVTTADGPQVLLIDYKTGADANPSGWKGDHLKAPQLPLYAVLARQLPDFQPLGGIAFAHLKAGHPALSARTAWAQYLIPPTKKTNTRTQSLTWPEQLAAWEYTLRDAATAIQEGCAGVDPARLTQNHAPYRDLVDPDVNDDGESDE; encoded by the coding sequence ATGACCGTGCTGCTGCCTAATGATCTCGCTGCCCGCGAAGCGGGTTTCGATTACGCCATGACGCAGCGGGCGGCGGGCGCTCAGGTCTGGACGCCACCGGGCTTCATCGGCTTCACCCGCCACATTGAGCAGCGCTGGGCCGCCGGCTGGCCGGCCGAAGGGCTGATCAACGACGTGCAGCGTCTGGCGCTGTGGCAAATGGTGCTGACCGAAGACGCCCAAACCCCGCCGCTGCTCGCCCCGCAGGCCACTGCCCGGTTGGCGATGACCGCCGACGATCTGCAACACCACTACCGCCTTCGCACCGGTGCGCCGCTGTACACGCTGGAGCAGCGTCTTTTCCAGCGCTGGCAGGCCGAAGTGCAGACCCGCATGACGGCCCTCAAGGTGCTGCCCGCCAGCCACCTGCCCGACCAACTGCTGGCCCAGCCACCGCCAACCACGCCGCCCGCCGTCCAGCATCCACAAGGCTGGGGGCCGCTGCTGCCCAGCCATCAGGCGCTGTGGGCGCACTGGGGCTTGCCCGCGGCCGACACCGCCGCCCGACCGCTTCCGACCGTCCAGGTGTGTCCCGACCGGCACAGCCAGTTCCGCGCCATTGCCGAGCGCGTGTTGCAAATGCTCAACGACCAGCCCGATGCCCGCGTGCTGCTGGTCGTGGACGACCTCGACAGCCACCGCGCCGGCCTCGACGCCGCCCTCACCGAAGTGCTGGCCCCGTGGCGTCACCAACCCGGTTTGAGTGATCGCCTGCCATGGCGCTGGGCCAGCGCCGGCCGTCTACGCGACACCGCTTTGGCGACCGGCTGGCTGTCACTGGCGTCGCTGAGCCTGCGTCCGCAACGCAGTCATGACTGGCAAACGATTCTGCTCAACCCGGCGTTGCTCGGCGGCGATGCGGCGCTGGCCGCCGCCAAACTCGACGCCCGCATCCTCGACGCCGGCTGGACCCAACTGGCCGCGCAAGAGCTGCTGACCCTCTCGCCGCCATCGCTGCATCAGCGGCTGGCGGCGCTCATTGCGGTGCTGGAACAGGCACCGCGCCGCGCATTGCCGAGTGACTGGCAAGCGCACTTGCTGGCCCGGCTGCGCGCCATCCGGCCGCTGGGCGCCACCCAGGCCGACAGCCATCTGTTTCAGTTGGAGCGCCGCTTGTTCGAGGCCAGCGAGCGGCTGGGTCAGCTCGACCGGCTGCTCGGCCCGATCTCGGCATCGGCCGCCCAACAATGGCTGGGTGAGGTGCTCAACAGCCCGTTCCAACCGCGTGTGGAGCACGCCCAGCCCATCCTCATCGGCACGGCCGCCCAGCTACTCGGCATCCCGTCCGACCGACTGATCTTCGCCAATGTCGAGACCACGGCGCGCAGCGCCGGGCCGCATCCGCTGCTGCCGTTCGCGGAACAGCGTGACGGCGGTGTGCCCGACGCCGACCCGCTGCTGGCCGCCGCCAATGCGCGCGCCGTGCGCCAGGCCCTCATGGCGCTGGCGCAGCACTGCGAAGCCTTCATGCCCGCGGTGGACAGCCTGGGCCAACCGCTGACGCCACCGGCCGGCTGTGATCTTGAACCGCACGCGGCCCCACCCCGGCGCAGCCGCGCCCTGCCCGACCCGGCATTGCCCGAAGACGACCCGGTGCCGGTGCTGCGACCCGCCGAAGAGGTCGCCGCCAGTGCCGGCACCTTCGAACGCTTCTTCGTTGCCCCGCTGCTCACCGTGGTGGTGGACCGGCTCAGCAGCAAACCACTGCCGCGCCGCACGCGCGGCGTGCCGCCCGGCGTGCAGGGCCGCCTCAGCCACGACGCGCTGATGCACTTCTGGAAAACCCACAAAACCTCAGCCGCACTGCACTCCTTGGCGCCCAACAGCTTCGAGGCCGCCATCGGCGAGGCCGTGGATGCCGCCATCGCCAGCGGCCTGCACGCCCGCCATTTCGGCGCCGCGTGGGTAGCGCTGGAGCGGCGCCGCCTCATCTCGCAACTGGCCGAATGGCTGGGCCACGAGCGCCGCCGCAGCGAGCCGTTCACCGTCATCGCCTGTGAAAAGTCACTGCGCACGGAGTGGGACACCCTGCCCATCCATTTACGGCTGGACCGCGCCGACAGCGTCACCACCGCCGACGGCCCGCAGGTGCTGCTGATCGACTACAAAACCGGCGCCGACGCCAACCCCAGCGGCTGGAAGGGCGATCACCTCAAGGCGCCGCAGTTGCCGCTGTATGCCGTGCTGGCGCGGCAACTGCCCGACTTTCAACCGCTGGGCGGCATCGCCTTTGCGCACCTGAAGGCCGGGCACCCGGCGCTGTCGGCGCGCACCGCGTGGGCGCAATACCTGATTCCACCCACCAAAAAAACCAACACGCGCACCCAAAGCCTCACTTGGCCCGAGCAACTGGCGGCGTGGGAATACACCCTGCGCGATGCCGCCACCGCCATCCAGGAAGGCTGCGCGGGCGTTGACCCTGCACGCCTGACGCAAAACCACGCGCCCTACCGCGACCTGGTTGATCCCGATGTGAACGACGACGGCGAGAGCGACGAATGA
- a CDS encoding UvrD-helicase domain-containing protein encodes MNPPDHAARAEALRLDRHVVAIAPAGSGKTGLLVQRFLAALATCDRPEQVVAITFTTKAAAEIRDRVLAALTDTARPPEDDAYALQQFTLAEAVRARDAALGWSLAATPSRLRAQTIDGLNAAIAAELPLLSGLGGRLTVSDDPRGLIEAAVDAVFDAALRPDADAQLFEAASGLLASVDNRLDSLTQSLVDLMERRDQWNRDLLGAADDEAPLALLVDLQREAQQALTDALGRDSATLIEALRLAAPHYPDFAWALDLTCWPAVDPEQDTLYRQLAGSLVTKTDKTLRKPKGIRADTGFKAGTSQHQLMKGLMTDREGDVELEAAAAQLLTLPPPRLSPALAVLRGQLRVVLRHLLAHHRLVMSGRGETDFVEVALAANEALRPEGAFGEALLKRDAQIRHLLVDEMQDTSASQVTLLQQLTEGWQPGDGRSLFLVGDPQQSIYAFRKADVRVFTQLISDGQLGALPLEVVALHANFRSDPAVVQWVNDALAPCFPDVPDLDGGEVPFSHGVAQKAAQGGGVTLFGFADEAAEAVHSANLIETALARSETVAVLARARRHLTPLIAELRQRQIPFSGVEIDPLASRPAVRDLLACLRARWHAADDLAWLIWLRAPWVGLCWADLIALSTGRRKLPWLSRLRDADRTSLSADGGRRVSRLLKALDSLDADPRLRADLPASVRALWQRLGGDAGLSPQDRLDVDRAFELITQHADAGELDLSALQRAVERLYAEPGQQRLQLMTLHRAKGLEFDEVLLVGCGKATRGDRKPLLTRLDLPGQAPLLIPKPPSSLDADDDWCRLFDFSTGRDKAIKQAEGLRLLYVATTRAKQHLHLLATGKLKEDDADAPLVFEANSFAQRLGIEFPLRAVPEAVEPAPTDRSRAPLSPRLPLSADTVLDADSTWGLAVPVERRSLRPSERVLTPDDDALAADGDRVAQWRGRLFHQAMEAISIEGIAQWQATPARRLASMQAALHRAGLRADQIDTLSNEVMTAVTRTLASPTGQAILAPWPWAASEYPVAAYIDGEWTSAIIDRCFETHDGTLWIIDYKLAAPGDDARQPTAVIKAAAEKYRAQIDRYGQLMAALRPNKPVQTALYLVALDVLVGRDGQALSLTPPTAHQNAERP; translated from the coding sequence ATGAACCCGCCCGACCACGCCGCGCGTGCCGAAGCCCTGCGGCTGGACCGCCACGTGGTGGCCATTGCCCCTGCCGGTTCGGGCAAAACCGGCCTGCTGGTGCAACGCTTTTTAGCCGCGCTGGCCACCTGCGACCGCCCCGAGCAGGTGGTGGCCATCACCTTCACCACCAAGGCCGCGGCCGAAATTCGCGACCGCGTGCTGGCCGCGCTCACCGACACCGCCCGACCGCCGGAGGACGACGCCTACGCCCTGCAGCAATTCACGCTGGCCGAGGCGGTGCGTGCTCGTGATGCGGCGCTGGGCTGGTCGCTGGCGGCCACGCCGTCGCGGCTGCGTGCGCAAACCATCGACGGCCTCAACGCCGCCATTGCCGCCGAGCTGCCGTTGCTGTCGGGGCTGGGCGGGCGGCTCACCGTCAGCGACGACCCGCGCGGGCTGATCGAAGCCGCCGTGGACGCCGTATTCGACGCCGCCCTACGCCCGGACGCCGACGCCCAACTGTTCGAAGCCGCCAGCGGCCTGCTGGCCTCGGTGGACAACCGCCTCGACAGCCTCACCCAGTCGCTGGTGGACCTGATGGAGCGCCGCGACCAGTGGAACCGCGACCTGCTGGGCGCAGCCGACGACGAAGCCCCGCTGGCGCTGCTGGTGGACCTGCAACGCGAGGCACAACAAGCGCTCACCGACGCGCTGGGTCGCGACAGCGCCACCCTGATTGAAGCGCTGCGCCTGGCCGCACCCCACTACCCCGACTTTGCCTGGGCGCTGGACCTGACCTGCTGGCCAGCGGTCGACCCCGAGCAGGACACGCTCTATCGCCAACTGGCTGGCAGCCTGGTCACCAAAACCGACAAAACCCTGCGCAAGCCCAAAGGCATCCGTGCCGATACCGGCTTCAAAGCCGGCACGTCGCAGCATCAGTTAATGAAGGGGCTGATGACCGACCGCGAAGGCGACGTCGAACTAGAAGCGGCCGCCGCGCAACTGCTCACCCTGCCGCCGCCACGCCTCAGCCCGGCGCTGGCGGTGCTGCGCGGCCAGTTGCGCGTGGTGTTGCGCCACCTGTTGGCCCACCACCGGCTGGTGATGAGCGGGCGCGGCGAAACCGACTTTGTTGAAGTGGCGCTGGCCGCCAATGAAGCGCTGCGGCCCGAAGGCGCCTTTGGCGAGGCGCTGTTGAAACGCGATGCGCAAATTCGCCACCTGCTGGTTGATGAAATGCAAGACACCTCGGCCAGCCAGGTGACGCTGCTGCAACAACTCACCGAAGGCTGGCAACCCGGCGATGGCCGCTCGCTGTTTTTGGTGGGCGATCCGCAGCAGTCGATCTATGCCTTCCGCAAGGCCGACGTGCGCGTCTTCACCCAGCTCATCAGCGACGGTCAGCTCGGCGCGCTGCCGCTGGAGGTTGTGGCGCTGCACGCCAACTTCCGCTCCGACCCGGCCGTGGTCCAGTGGGTGAACGACGCGCTGGCACCGTGCTTTCCCGACGTGCCCGATCTTGACGGCGGCGAAGTGCCCTTCAGCCACGGCGTCGCGCAAAAGGCCGCGCAGGGCGGCGGCGTGACCCTGTTCGGCTTTGCCGACGAGGCCGCCGAGGCGGTGCACAGCGCCAACCTGATCGAAACCGCACTGGCCCGCAGCGAGACCGTGGCGGTGCTGGCCCGCGCCCGCCGCCACCTCACGCCGCTGATTGCCGAACTGCGCCAGCGGCAGATTCCCTTCAGCGGCGTGGAGATTGACCCGCTGGCCAGCCGCCCCGCCGTGCGCGATCTGCTGGCCTGCCTGCGCGCCCGCTGGCATGCCGCCGATGACCTGGCGTGGCTGATCTGGCTGCGCGCGCCGTGGGTGGGGCTGTGCTGGGCGGACCTGATTGCCCTCAGCACCGGCCGCCGCAAACTGCCGTGGCTCTCCCGCCTGCGCGACGCCGACCGCACCAGCCTCAGCGCGGACGGCGGCCGTCGCGTCAGCCGTCTGCTCAAGGCGCTGGACAGCCTCGACGCCGACCCGCGACTGCGCGCCGATCTGCCCGCCTCCGTGCGCGCCCTGTGGCAACGGCTGGGCGGCGACGCGGGCTTGAGCCCGCAAGACCGGCTGGATGTGGACCGTGCCTTTGAACTGATTACCCAACACGCCGACGCCGGCGAGCTGGACCTGTCCGCCCTGCAGCGCGCCGTCGAACGGCTTTATGCCGAGCCAGGCCAACAGCGCCTGCAGCTGATGACCCTGCATCGCGCCAAGGGGCTGGAGTTCGACGAAGTGCTGCTGGTGGGCTGCGGCAAGGCCACGCGCGGCGACCGCAAGCCGCTGCTCACCCGCCTGGACCTGCCGGGGCAGGCGCCGCTGCTCATCCCCAAACCGCCGTCGTCACTGGATGCGGACGACGACTGGTGCCGCCTGTTCGACTTCAGCACCGGCCGCGACAAAGCCATCAAACAGGCCGAAGGCTTGCGCCTGCTCTACGTCGCCACCACCCGCGCCAAGCAGCACCTGCACCTGCTGGCCACCGGCAAACTCAAGGAAGACGACGCCGACGCGCCGCTGGTCTTCGAGGCCAACAGCTTCGCGCAACGCTTGGGCATCGAATTTCCGCTGCGCGCCGTGCCCGAGGCCGTCGAGCCCGCTCCCACCGACCGCAGCCGTGCGCCCCTGTCCCCGCGCCTGCCGCTGAGCGCCGACACCGTGCTTGATGCCGACAGCACCTGGGGCCTGGCCGTGCCCGTGGAGCGGCGCAGCCTGCGCCCGTCCGAACGGGTGCTGACACCCGACGACGACGCCCTGGCCGCCGACGGCGACCGGGTGGCGCAATGGCGCGGGCGGCTATTCCACCAGGCCATGGAAGCGATCTCGATCGAAGGCATTGCACAGTGGCAGGCAACCCCGGCGCGGCGTCTGGCCTCCATGCAGGCCGCCCTGCACCGCGCCGGCTTGCGGGCAGACCAGATCGACACCCTCAGCAACGAGGTGATGACCGCCGTCACCCGCACCCTCGCCAGCCCCACCGGCCAGGCCATTCTCGCCCCATGGCCGTGGGCCGCCTCGGAATACCCCGTGGCGGCCTACATCGACGGCGAATGGACCAGCGCCATCATCGACCGCTGCTTCGAAACCCACGACGGCACGCTGTGGATCATCGACTACAAACTCGCCGCCCCCGGCGATGACGCCCGCCAACCCACCGCCGTGATAAAAGCAGCCGCAGAAAAATACCGCGCGCAAATTGACCGATACGGCCAGCTAATGGCCGCCTTGCGGCCCAACAAGCCGGTGCAGACCGCCCTTTATCTGGTGGCATTGGACGTGTTGGTGGGGCGCGACGGGCAAGCCCTGTCACTCACCCCACCAACAGCCCACCAAAACGCCGAGCGCCCATGA
- a CDS encoding type II toxin-antitoxin system RelE/ParE family toxin — translation MIKSFRHKGLRKLFETGSTSGVQASHIKRLRMQLAALDTAQAVEDMDIPGVRLHPLKGQMRGRWSITVNGNWRLTFQFQDGNAYVLDYEDYH, via the coding sequence ATGATCAAGTCGTTCCGGCACAAAGGCCTGCGAAAGCTCTTTGAGACCGGCAGCACCTCAGGCGTCCAAGCCAGCCACATCAAGCGGCTCCGGATGCAACTAGCGGCCTTGGACACTGCGCAGGCTGTCGAGGACATGGACATCCCCGGCGTCAGGCTGCATCCGCTCAAAGGGCAAATGCGGGGGCGCTGGTCTATAACGGTCAACGGCAATTGGCGACTAACGTTCCAGTTCCAAGATGGGAACGCCTACGTTTTGGACTATGAGGACTATCACTGA
- a CDS encoding HigA family addiction module antitoxin — protein MAMYNPPHPGEFITDIYLEPYGISGRELAEKLDVAASTLSRILKGTSRVTPEMALRLSKAVGRSPESWLAMQDAHDLWVARQHIDLKRVGKLKLAAA, from the coding sequence ATGGCTATGTACAACCCCCCACATCCTGGTGAGTTCATCACCGACATCTACCTTGAGCCCTATGGGATCAGCGGCCGCGAGCTCGCGGAAAAACTGGATGTTGCGGCTTCCACGCTCAGTCGCATACTCAAGGGCACCAGCCGGGTCACTCCGGAGATGGCCCTCCGTCTTTCCAAGGCTGTTGGTCGCTCTCCTGAGAGTTGGCTCGCCATGCAAGATGCCCATGATTTGTGGGTTGCCCGGCAGCACATCGATCTGAAGCGTGTTGGCAAGCTTAAGCTGGCCGCAGCCTAA
- the styC gene encoding styrene-oxide isomerase StyC, which produces MQTQQKKMIGHGAIVIFIGLAAGFGLVMSLIGGFELFPGYILEFEVIGDTRAWARAHAGGIMNGLFVISVALLTHAMSLSSKAATQLYWMLVGTGYANTLFYWGALFAPSRALTFGDNRLGETNIAGILGFGPALVFAVVAMIAMAIVVREAFSDR; this is translated from the coding sequence ATGCAAACGCAACAGAAAAAAATGATCGGCCACGGCGCCATCGTCATCTTTATTGGATTGGCCGCCGGCTTTGGCTTGGTCATGAGCCTGATCGGCGGCTTCGAGCTGTTCCCCGGCTACATTCTGGAATTCGAAGTAATTGGCGACACCCGTGCCTGGGCGCGCGCCCACGCCGGCGGCATCATGAACGGCCTGTTCGTCATTTCAGTGGCGCTGCTCACGCACGCCATGTCGCTGTCCAGCAAAGCCGCCACGCAGCTCTACTGGATGCTGGTCGGCACCGGCTACGCCAACACCCTGTTTTATTGGGGCGCCCTGTTTGCGCCTAGCCGCGCCCTGACCTTTGGTGACAATCGACTCGGCGAGACCAACATTGCCGGCATTCTCGGCTTTGGCCCGGCGCTGGTCTTCGCCGTGGTGGCCATGATCGCCATGGCGATTGTTGTGCGCGAGGCGTTCTCAGACCGCTGA
- a CDS encoding VOC family protein: MRAAVTVITLGVDDLTRALAFYRDGLGFATNGIVGTEFAHGAVVFIDLQPGLRLALWPRASIAHDSGLPLGPPSATNMTLGHNVASKDEVDAVMAQAAQAGATLVKPAHDTFWGGYAGYFQDPDQHLWEVVWNPAWATDD, encoded by the coding sequence ATGCGCGCCGCCGTCACGGTCATCACCCTGGGGGTCGATGACCTGACCCGGGCGCTGGCCTTCTACCGCGACGGTCTGGGCTTCGCGACCAACGGCATCGTCGGCACCGAGTTTGCACACGGCGCGGTGGTGTTCATCGACCTGCAACCCGGCTTGCGCCTCGCCCTGTGGCCGCGCGCCAGCATCGCCCACGACAGCGGCCTGCCGCTGGGGCCGCCTAGCGCCACCAACATGACCCTGGGCCACAACGTGGCCAGCAAGGACGAAGTGGACGCCGTCATGGCCCAAGCCGCTCAGGCGGGCGCCACCCTCGTCAAGCCCGCGCACGACACCTTCTGGGGAGGTTATGCCGGGTACTTTCAAGACCCTGACCAGCACCTGTGGGAAGTGGTGTGGAATCCGGCGTGGGCAACTGACGATTGA
- a CDS encoding DsbC family protein, giving the protein MPLAARLIPAIALMALLSACQDSPTEPAAPATPTETPAEPTAAPLAEGIAEEHQALAQTLTEAVGAPPDAIGPAAADGMLQVRWGSNFAYMPENGHHLVIGDMIDLRNGHQITEASRKAVRVAALERLDGSIEFLPENPEHIITVFTDIDCGYCRKMHAELADYQAEGIGIRYVFYPRSGPGTESFRKAEAVWCSDDRQQALTAAKEGAAMDGDSSCANPVLTDYQLGQELGLRGTPMIVLPDGEVINGYVPAAAMAAQFAAASEAGG; this is encoded by the coding sequence ATGCCGCTTGCCGCACGCCTGATCCCTGCCATTGCCCTGATGGCCCTGCTGTCCGCCTGCCAGGATTCCCCGACCGAACCCGCCGCGCCCGCCACGCCGACCGAGACGCCCGCCGAGCCCACGGCGGCACCGCTGGCCGAAGGCATCGCCGAAGAGCATCAGGCGCTGGCCCAAACGCTCACCGAAGCGGTAGGCGCACCGCCTGACGCCATCGGCCCGGCTGCAGCCGACGGCATGTTGCAGGTGCGTTGGGGCAGCAACTTTGCCTACATGCCCGAAAACGGTCACCACCTCGTCATCGGCGACATGATCGACCTGCGCAACGGCCATCAGATCACCGAAGCCAGCCGCAAGGCGGTTCGCGTTGCGGCGCTGGAACGTCTCGACGGCAGCATCGAATTTCTGCCGGAAAACCCCGAGCACATCATCACCGTCTTCACCGACATCGACTGTGGCTACTGCCGCAAGATGCACGCCGAATTGGCCGACTACCAGGCTGAAGGTATCGGCATTCGCTACGTGTTTTACCCGCGCTCGGGTCCGGGCACCGAGTCGTTCCGCAAGGCCGAAGCCGTGTGGTGCAGCGACGACCGGCAGCAGGCGCTCACCGCAGCCAAGGAAGGCGCCGCGATGGACGGCGACAGCAGTTGCGCCAACCCGGTGCTCACCGATTACCAGTTGGGCCAGGAGCTGGGCCTGCGCGGCACGCCGATGATCGTGCTGCCCGACGGCGAAGTGATCAACGGCTACGTGCCCGCCGCCGCCATGGCCGCGCAGTTTGCTGCCGCCAGCGAAGCCGGCGGCTGA